The Eubacterium sp. MSJ-33 genomic sequence ATGTGACATGCCCGTTTTCAATCGTAAGTGCCTGTACTTCGTTTGCCTGAATCTTCGCAGACGCCGCTGCCAGCGCATCCAGATTCAACGCATAAAACTGCTCATCTGCGATATTTACCAATCCCTGATTATCCTTGTAGAACACAGCCACTTCCGTCTCTTCAGGATCTACTTCAATATCAAAGGCTCCTCGTGTCAGCCATGCCGAATAATGGAAACCGTTCGTACCAACTTTGCCGACAGTTGCATCGGTATAACCATAAGTGCAAATATTTCCATACAGTGCATAATTCCCCTCAGGCACCGTCAAATGATAGGTCCGTACATTTTCCTCCGTCTCTACCACTGGAGTCAGGCGGGTATATAACGTCTCCGTCTCGCCAGTCAATGCACTGTAAATGGCATTCTGATACTCAAATACATTTGTAAATCCCAACTCTCCCTGTTCTGTGTATGTGAATGCCATCGGGAGACAGTACGGATTTTCATATACAGATTTGCCATTTGCCTCCGCAATCGTATCAATCCGTTCGAGTCCCGGATACTGCCGCTCTGCAATCACATATTTTACCCCTAGGAACGAATCCGATGGCAGGATGGAACCTGCAAGCGCATTCAATCTGGCACCATGTGATGGATATCCAAGATGATCCAACAATTCGAGCTGCCGATTGTCCGGGCAGGATGTATAGCCTGTATTACTCCAGTAATTATATCCAAATGATTCATCCAGATGGGCATTATTCCTCCGCTCACTCGTCTGCGAAATACGATATGTTCCATCATCCAGCTTCCGCAAAGCCGCCAGTTGCTCATCTAACGCCTCCACATAAGTCCGATAATGAATGCCCTCATCCAGCGAATAAATTCTTGCAAGATAGATTCCATTGATTCCAAGCTCGCTCAGCACAGACACCATCATCACAACAGCCAGAAGCTTCTTCCATTTTCCTTCCGCACGGAAATACAGATACACCACAACGCCGGTCACAAGAATAAATGTAACCGTAAATATCCGCTGCAACGGTGAATACTCCTGACGGGAAGCCAGAGACAAACCATAGATTATCACATATCCAATCGCCACAAGGAAGTATCGAAGCTTCGTATCCGCTTTTGAAAACGACAATCCCGCGACAAATACCAGATACATAATGGATACATATGAATACCGATACCAATAACTCTCTGCTGTCTTGAGCAGTGAGAAAAGAAAATGTGTCGGCGCATAAAAGTACATAAAGATTGCAAATACCAATCCAATTGCAACGATACATTTTTCCTTGCATTTATAATTCCGGTTAAAAAAGAAGGAAAGCACACCTACCAGCACAAGACTTCCTGCAAAAAATGATACCTGAGATGGTGCACTCGTTCCTCCTATCGTATAATTCCGAATCGGCGAAAACAATTGTGCATTGAATGTATCAGAAAGCATGCCCCAGTCAAATGCATTTCCGCGTCCATTTCGCAGATCAATAATCGATGGCAGGAACAGCACCGCACTAATGCATACACCAATCACCATCGCAACACCATACCGCACGACTGCAAGGATTGTTTCCTTCCATGTCACTTTCTCGTGACACATATGAATCAAATATTCTCCCAAAAAGAAAAATGCAGACCACAGACAGTTAATGCCTCCCGTATACCAGTTAAATAATATCGAAAGTGCAACCGGAATGGCAAGTGGCGCTGTCTTCTTTTCCTCCACTAACCGATATACGCCAAGCAGGATCAAAGGCAGCAGATACACGCCATCCATCCACATGATATTGGCGCCCTGTGCCAATGTATACTGCATCATACCATACGAACAGGCAAGCAGGCAGGTCATCACTGGGCGAATGCTGTCCTTGAATCGTACCTGCAGATAATAACAAGCGGTCGTTGACGCCAGTGAAAGTTTGATTGCCAGAAGAAACGAAAAAAAATACTGGAACTGCGACTGCTTAAAAAATACAACCAGTACACTAAGCGGACTTGCCAGATAATACGAATAGATACCTATCGACGTATTACCAAGTGTGTTCGACATACTGTATTTCAGGCTGTTCTTGCCAAGCAAAACGTCCCGAAAATATGAAAAGAAATCCATATACTGGATATCCGCATCCTCCCATGCAAGCGTTCTCTCACCAAAAGGTACTACATGCATAACCGCATATATAATGTACATACAAACAAACGTGATCAGAAAGGATATCATACACAGCAAAAAACGTTTCTTCCGGCTGTTTTGTCCTATCTGATTGCTCTTCTCCCGCATCTTCATCATCCTGTGAAACTCCCTCCACGATATCTATATTTATATTTTGATTGCTATCTCTTACAGTGTCAATCTGTTTTATTTTACCATTCCATCCTGCATTGTGCAAGGAACCCACTTTCTTTTCCACATTCTTTTTTCGCAAAGTCTCAACAAAATGGCAGCGGATGGTTGCATTCTTCTACGCAGAATGATAGAATTTTCTTATTATGAATATCTGGATAAATGCAGGTCCATTTGAAGCTGCAGACATAAGAAGGAGAACCAACGTGAATACAAAGAAAATATCTATTATCGTGCCTTGTTACAACGAGGAAGCAGCAATTACCATCTTCCACCGGGAAACAACGGCTGTTATGCATACCCTCGATTACGACTATGAATTGCTGTTCATCAACGATGGATCCAACGATAACACATTACCAATCTTAAAGCAGCTCTGCGCAGATGATCCGCATTCGAAATATATTTCTTTCTCCAGAAACTTCGGCAAAGAAGCTGCCATGTATGCCGGTTTCTGCAACGCCAGCGGAGATTATGTAGCGGTCATGGATGCTGATATGCAGGATCCGCCAAGCCTGCTGCCAGAAATGATAACCTATCTTGAATCCGGCGAATATGACAGCGTTGCTACCCGCCGGGTAACACGCGAAGGCGAGCCACGTATCCGTTCCTGGTTTGCCCGCCAGTTCTACAAATTAATCAATCATATCTCAGAAGCAGACATCGTTGACGGTGCCAGAGATTTCCGTCTGATGAAACGCGAGATGGTCGATGCCATCGTCGCCATGTCCGAAAACAATCGATTTTCCAAAGGAATCTTCGGCTGGATTGGTTTCCGTACCTACTGGCTCCCATACAAAAATATCGAGCGTGTCGCTGGTGAAACCAAATGGAATTTCTGGAAACTGTTCAAATATGCCATCAGCGGAATCGTGAACTTCTCCGAGGTTCCGTTAAGCATTGCATCTTACTTTGGTTTTACGATGACTTTCATCGACTTTATCTTTATCGTGTTTATCATCGTACGTAAGCTCTGCTTCGGCGATCCGGTATCCGGCTGGGCATCCACTGCCTGCATCATTATCTTCATCGGTGCCGTTCAGTTATTCTGCATGGGTGTCATGGGACAGTACATCGCAAAGACCTATACAGAATCCAAAAACCGACCACACTATATTATTTCGGATTCGAATAAAGATGATGTGAAGAAAGTGAATTAATTAAAAAACGTCTCCCTCTTTTTGATATAGATTGCAATGCAGGTGTATTTCAAAAAGAGGGAGATTTTTAATGTTTTCCTCCATGTTATAATTCTTAATACAAATTTAACACAAAGGAGAACCTACTATGAATGATTTACAAATTTGCATCAAAAACTATTTGAATTACTGCAGGTATCAAAAACGATTAGACGAAAAAACCTTAAAAGCATACCGTATAGACTTACGACAATTTTGCGAACAAAGCCACAATTCCAATCCTGTAGAACTTAACGCCACAATTATAGAAAGTTATATCACAAAACTTCATCAACAATATGCGCCTAAAACTGTAAAGCGAAAGATTGCCTCATTAAAAGCACTCTTTCATTACATGGAATATCGTGAAATCATAAACCAAAATCCCTTTAATAAATTACAATTAAAATTTCGCGAACCTCTCATACTTCCCAAAACGGTTCCACTACACACCATAGAATCATTATTAAATACAATGTATAAGCAATATTACAATGCTGTTAGTAACTGTAAAAAAAGGAGGATTCTTCGCGATATCGCCGTCATAGAACTACTTTTTGCGACAGGAATCAGAATCTCAGAACTATGCACAATACCATATATAAATATGGATCTTCAAAATAATGTCATTGTAATCAAAGGAAAAGGTGCAAAAGAACGACTAATACACATATGTGATACGCATGTCATTGCTGTAATAGACAGATACGCCGCTGAATATGCAACTGAAATCCACGCGTGTGGATACTTTTTTGTTAATAACACAGGAAACCGCTTATCCGACCAATCTGTACGTGATATGATAAATAAATATTGTCGTACCGCAAATATTCAGCAGCATATCACTCCCCATATGTTCCGGCACTCTTTTGCCACATTACTTTTAGAAGAAAATGTTGATATCCGCTATATCCAAACCATGCTCGGGCATAGTTCTATACACGTTACAGAAATATATACTCACGTCAACATGTCTACACTAATACGAACACGGACTCTATGCCATAATAACATACCAATGCAGATATAGGGCTGGAAAGAGCTTTTGTAAAAACGCCTCAAACTCGAGGTACGCTAATTCTTATTATTTTTAGAAACTGGTATCACATCATTGACTAACGCACAAAATTTTAGTAAAGTGCTGGTAATTAGATGTTTTCTAAATAACATCAATCCATTCAATAAAATATACAAACCGTCATCAAAATACACAATAAAGCGAGGATTATCATAATATGAATAAACAAAAGCGCCAGAAAATCAACAAATATACAGTCTTTTTACTCCTAATTTTGGTAATAACTTATATAATAGGAACTTTATTTTATTCAAGACTTACAAATAAAATCATAAATATTATGACCCCAAAAACGCAAAAAAATTTTTATGTTGAATTGACCATAACTAGTGACTATGGTGATTTTCCAAAGAATGCATCTGCAAATGAAGCATATATAACACCATTAGCAAAATCAATTGCCGCTTTGCTTATAATGATAACTATACTGATATTCGCTTACTACTTTATTTCTAAATTTTATAAAAAAAATAAACGATTCATGGGGATTAATAAGATTGTAAAAATAATCGAAATTATTCTTATTTTTACTGGAATATTTGTGTTTATATATAAATTTAATTCCTTAGATAAAACATACGGAATATATAAACAAGA encodes the following:
- a CDS encoding YfhO family protein produces the protein MMKMREKSNQIGQNSRKKRFLLCMISFLITFVCMYIIYAVMHVVPFGERTLAWEDADIQYMDFFSYFRDVLLGKNSLKYSMSNTLGNTSIGIYSYYLASPLSVLVVFFKQSQFQYFFSFLLAIKLSLASTTACYYLQVRFKDSIRPVMTCLLACSYGMMQYTLAQGANIMWMDGVYLLPLILLGVYRLVEEKKTAPLAIPVALSILFNWYTGGINCLWSAFFFLGEYLIHMCHEKVTWKETILAVVRYGVAMVIGVCISAVLFLPSIIDLRNGRGNAFDWGMLSDTFNAQLFSPIRNYTIGGTSAPSQVSFFAGSLVLVGVLSFFFNRNYKCKEKCIVAIGLVFAIFMYFYAPTHFLFSLLKTAESYWYRYSYVSIMYLVFVAGLSFSKADTKLRYFLVAIGYVIIYGLSLASRQEYSPLQRIFTVTFILVTGVVVYLYFRAEGKWKKLLAVVMMVSVLSELGINGIYLARIYSLDEGIHYRTYVEALDEQLAALRKLDDGTYRISQTSERRNNAHLDESFGYNYWSNTGYTSCPDNRQLELLDHLGYPSHGARLNALAGSILPSDSFLGVKYVIAERQYPGLERIDTIAEANGKSVYENPYCLPMAFTYTEQGELGFTNVFEYQNAIYSALTGETETLYTRLTPVVETEENVRTYHLTVPEGNYALYGNICTYGYTDATVGKVGTNGFHYSAWLTRGAFDIEVDPEETEVAVFYKDNQGLVNIADEQFYALNLDALAAASAKIQANEVQALTIENGHVTCTVNAKAGENLFLSVPVSDGWTIKRNGEEISSVQPFATAMTSIPLVEGENVIEMTYHIPALMKGILVTIFGIAMLVFITWMEKRKNK
- a CDS encoding glycosyltransferase family 2 protein gives rise to the protein MNTKKISIIVPCYNEEAAITIFHRETTAVMHTLDYDYELLFINDGSNDNTLPILKQLCADDPHSKYISFSRNFGKEAAMYAGFCNASGDYVAVMDADMQDPPSLLPEMITYLESGEYDSVATRRVTREGEPRIRSWFARQFYKLINHISEADIVDGARDFRLMKREMVDAIVAMSENNRFSKGIFGWIGFRTYWLPYKNIERVAGETKWNFWKLFKYAISGIVNFSEVPLSIASYFGFTMTFIDFIFIVFIIVRKLCFGDPVSGWASTACIIIFIGAVQLFCMGVMGQYIAKTYTESKNRPHYIISDSNKDDVKKVN
- a CDS encoding tyrosine-type recombinase/integrase codes for the protein MNDLQICIKNYLNYCRYQKRLDEKTLKAYRIDLRQFCEQSHNSNPVELNATIIESYITKLHQQYAPKTVKRKIASLKALFHYMEYREIINQNPFNKLQLKFREPLILPKTVPLHTIESLLNTMYKQYYNAVSNCKKRRILRDIAVIELLFATGIRISELCTIPYINMDLQNNVIVIKGKGAKERLIHICDTHVIAVIDRYAAEYATEIHACGYFFVNNTGNRLSDQSVRDMINKYCRTANIQQHITPHMFRHSFATLLLEENVDIRYIQTMLGHSSIHVTEIYTHVNMSTLIRTRTLCHNNIPMQI